A window of the Pungitius pungitius chromosome 3, fPunPun2.1, whole genome shotgun sequence genome harbors these coding sequences:
- the tmem160 gene encoding transmembrane protein 160 — MAFLSLFMRRQLPPAVCRFARTLRPGRPPAAPLRRLHGSGRLRFGETDPWGRVRGPGQHQLSDLDKADALMLRKSHETGFLSWFRNGLLATGIGVISFVQSEVGREAGYAFFILGGVCVSFGGASYIGSLFAFRRMMLLSVPALLLQSAVVGSVALFWLCAVSLYIGRLEVEIIHDEEEDDEGAEEGREDEGECRECRERREHRGYRGSHSGAHHGREDSDSKGPKK; from the exons ATGGCTTTCTTGAGTTTGTTCATGAGAAGGCAGCTGCCGCCGGCCGTGTGCCGGTTCGCCCGCACGCTGAGGCCGGGGCGTCCCCCCGCGGCCCCGCTGAGGAGGCTGCACGGCTCGGGCCGGCTGCGGTTCGGAGAGACGGACCCGTGGGGGAGGGTCCGCGGGCCGGGGCAGCACCAGCTGTCGGACCTCGACAAGGCGGACGCTTTG ATGCTGAGAAAGTCCCACGAGACAG GATTCCTCTCGTGGTTCAGGAACGGTCTGCTGGCGACCGGCATTGGCGTCATCTCATTTGTCCAGAGCGAAGTGGGACGTGAGGCAGGATATG CCTTCTTCATCCTGGGCGGTGTGTGCGTGTCGTTCGGCGGGGCCTCGTACATCGGCAGCCTCTTTGCCTTTCGCCGGATGATGCTGCTGTCGGTGCCGGCGCTGCTGCTCCAGAGCGCCGTGGTGGGCAGCGTCGCCCTCTTCTGGCTGTGCGCGGTGTCCCTCTACATCGGCCGCCTGGAGGTGGAGATCATccacgatgaggaggaggacgacgagggggcggaggaggggagggaggacgaGGGGGAGTGCCGGGAGTGCCGGGAGAGGCGCGAGCACCGGGGTTACCGTGGCTCCCACAGCGGTGCCCATCACGGCAGGGAGGACAGTGACAGCAAGGGGCCCAAGAAGTAG